A window of the Phaseolus vulgaris cultivar G19833 chromosome 5, P. vulgaris v2.0, whole genome shotgun sequence genome harbors these coding sequences:
- the LOC137834038 gene encoding uncharacterized protein, which produces MTGDLTKFTSLKLKAEGHVTYGDNNQGRILGRGTVGTGNSTTIENVLYVEGLKHSLLSISQLCDKGYKVNFKSKGCTISCDTSGKVLFTGKRVNNIYLFNIMETNSSNKCLLSRSVESWLWYRRFTWTLFLAHKNDAYNAFKKLAKVLQNENGCCIKSIRSDHRGEVLLLIVEESMHVVFDETDHSISRTDVDNLDCNEFKYVLNQNESIYIDTADTHAMQEPTMSAGLPKEWKAPRDLTLDNVIGNIEKGVSTRKSLNNFCETMAFVSQVEPKNLNEALKDRFKLFQMDVNSAFFNGYINEEVFVSQPPGFEDHQHPGHVFKLKKALYGLKQAPRQCCHLDHDEAGISVDETKYRGLIGSLLYPTASRPDIMFAVCMCARFQSAPKESHYNAAKRILKYLQGSKEVGLWLQN; this is translated from the exons atgactggagatcttacaaaattcactagcttgaagctcaaagcagagggacatgtaacctatggtgataataaccaaGGAAGaattttgggcagaggcactgttggaacagggaattcaaccactattgagaatgtgctttatgtagaaggactcaagcatagcctTCTCAGTATCAGtcaactttgtgacaaaggatacaaggtgaacttcaagtcaaagggctGTACAATCTCATGTGACAcctctggtaaggtgttgtttactggtaagagggtgaataacatatatctttttaatatcatggaaactaactcttcaaacaAGTGTTTGCTGTCTAGAAGTgttgagtcttggttgtggtataggag atttacatggactttgtttcttgcacataaaaatgatgcttacaatgcttttaagaaattagcaaaggtTCTGCAGAATGAAAATGGTTGTTGcataaaatcaattcgaagtgatcataggggagaggttct gttgctcatagtagaagaatcaatgcatgttgtatttgatgaaactgatcatagcatatctaGAACTGATGTTGATAACCTTGActgtaatgaatttaaatatgttttaaatcaaaatgaatcgatttatattgatactgctgatacacatgctatgcAAGAACCTACTATgtctgcaggtttgccaaaagagtggaaagcCCCGAGAGACCTAACCCTTGATAacgtcattgggaacattgagaaaggagtgtcaactaggaAATCCTTGAATAACTTCTGTGAAACAATGGCATTTGTATCTCAAGTGGAACCCAAAAAtctgaatgaagctctcaaggaca ggttcaagctattccaaatggatgtgaatAGTGCCTTCTtcaatggttatataaatgaagaggtatttgtttcacagccaccaggttttgaagaccatcagcaTCCAGGACACGttttcaaactcaaaaaggctctttatgggctgaagcaagctcctaggcaatg ttgtcacttggatcatgatgaagctggaatttctgttgatgaaaccaaatacagaggactcataggatctcTATTGTATCccactgccagcaggcctgacatcatgtttgcagtgtgcatgtgtgctcggtttcaatctgctcctaaagaatcacactacaatgctgccaaaaggattttgaaatatttgcaaggatctaaaGAAGTTGgtttgtg gttgcaaaattga